aaagaagtgcATTTGGGGTGAAGAGGACGCACGTACCTCAGGATCCCGTGAACGACCATTTGCAGAGTGATTTGTGCGATTTTCAGTTCTTTCAGTCATCGTCACGCTGCAATCAATGTCTTCAATGACAAGTATAGACCTATTTTTGGTGCTCAGCAACAACCTTCTCAAATCGGCATCGCGCCTTATATTAGAGAACTCTAAATCATATATAtcaaactttaaataattaGCAACTGCAGCAATCAAACTTGATTTCCCTGTCCCTGGTGGTCCATACAATAAGTAACCCCTTTTCCAAgcttttccaactctcctataAAACTCTTTCCTCTTCAAAAACCTATCAAGGTCTTCTATTATGGTTTTTTTGAGTGCTGGTTCTAATGCTATTGTCTCAAAAGTTGAAGGGTGCTCAAGGTTCACCGTATCCCAAGTTATAGAACTATAACAATTACCACTAGCTAGAGAATGtaacttgacaatttttttCTCATCGCACATGGCTTTCgctttgttgagtacaagagGGATGTAACAATTTAAAATTCTATCCTTGTGTTCTTTGCTAAAGCTGAGTTCAAAATAACGTATCTCAGAAAAatcaccatcatcatcatctcGAAAACTCGAAATCATCTTTTTAGCTTCACGGACAAACTTCCAGATCAATTCAATCTCTTCAAAGGAATCAGTAATTTTTCCACAATTCCCGAATTTAACATTCATGTTTTCGTCTTTGGGCCGTTTGCTAATTTTGAAACGTTGAAATTCAGGGCTGATTCGGGCAGACAAATAGATTTCAGCAGCAGTGTAAACCTCGTTAAGGCCCATGCCATCTCTTTCTTCGATAACCAGAGTTACGTCTGATGAATTTGGGCGAAAATAGCTACGGATTTTGGTGATGATATACAGCTGGAGTTGCTGAGGAAGCAGTTGATTCAGCACTGTCTTTAAAAGGGTAATTGAAGTAGATAATGAGGCATATGCCTGGAACATTGTAGACGCTGAAGGCATTCCTGAGAGACTCATCATCTATTAATTCCACATAAACTTTTTCTTTAAGCAGACAACTTAGCCCCTGCTACATGAACGGTTAATATAGTACTAGTAAATAGTAATTTTCTTTATAACTACGATTCCTACACAAAAAAGGATTCAAAGTTCCTTTTCTACAAGGAATAGGAAATTATAAATTAAACCAACTTGGTGTGGCTtttgacaaattaaaaaaaaagagaacatTAATTAAAAAGGACCAAGACAAAAGACTAGCTTCGGAAACCAActtaattagaatatatttttcCCAACTAcgtaagaaattaaaataatgcTAAAGGCGTCTTGTACATATGGAAAGGACAGTAAAACTTACATGAAAAATCGAAAAACTTAAATAATAAGCAATCTCAGAAGGTGGAAAAAGGTATACGGTGACACTTGTCCTAGCGATCTCACTGGATATATTAATTGAAGTACTTTATAGTATACTAGGCTGACACTTGTCCTATTAAGTATACACCATTGAAAGAGGTTTTTATTTTAGTACATATGTATGAGCTTAAAGTTTCTATAAAAGGAACCAACCTAAGTGGTCCAAATCACGACAAAAAGAAACCCACAATGGTGATTTAAATAAATCACATCTAGGGACaataaaaattcatgaaaaaggTATGACGAAAAAGACAATGTATGTTCATTCAAATACGCCACTTCTAATACATTCATCAAGTGAAAGGTTGAATGAGGTCAAGCTACAATAAGCACGAGAACTTTTTTCCATGAAAGTTTCAATTATGTAGATTAACACTGCTTAATGCTTTGATGAGGATAGGCGTGGGCCTTGCGTATTGTCTATTGTGGATGAATGTCGTTTTGGGTCGCAATCAAAGCCAAATTCTAGGTCACCTCTCTTTTCTGCTAGTGTAATTTCAACATCACGAAGATGCAATATGACAAATCTAATCCATCAGTACAAAGGTTACTTTTACAAGAAAACACCCATTTTATGGAGAACGGAGTACGCATTTTGGATAATATTTGGCTGAAATTGGAAAAAAGAGTATTAAAGTTGAAATAGTAATTATTTAAATGTTAAAggttatattttaatattcccTAATAGTTGCATGAACATACAAGTCTACGCTCAGCCAGCTTTACAAACATTAAAGTGGATGAAATAGGGGAGAGAGATTGGAAACGAAGTACTTATAGTTCTCAAAGGGAACTCCACCTAACCTGTCTAAACCAATACTTGCAAATACTGAAAATCTGAAATACAGTATTATTTATGGCCACACTTTAGTTCTTCTCAGTGCTGCTGAGGCAACACCTTAAGCCAATCTAAAGAATGGTCattaatatataaaagaaaaaagtattaGGCAACTGTTTCCAGCAAAAACTAGTGGACACCATAGAAAGATTGTC
The sequence above is a segment of the Solanum dulcamara chromosome 11, daSolDulc1.2, whole genome shotgun sequence genome. Coding sequences within it:
- the LOC129873790 gene encoding AAA-ATPase At5g17760-like, translated to MMSLSGMPSASTMFQAYASLSTSITLLKTVLNQLLPQQLQLYIITKIRSYFRPNSSDVTLVIEERDGMGLNEVYTAAEIYLSARISPEFQRFKISKRPKDENMNVKFGNCGKITDSFEEIELIWKFVREAKKMISSFRDDDDGDFSEIRYFELSFSKEHKDRILNCYIPLVLNKAKAMCDEKKIVKLHSLASGNCYSSITWDTVNLEHPSTFETIALEPALKKTIIEDLDRFLKRKEFYRRVGKAWKRGYLLYGPPGTGKSSLIAAVANYLKFDIYDLEFSNIRRDADLRRLLLSTKNRSILVIEDIDCSVTMTERTENRTNHSANGRSRDPEVTLGGLLNFIDGLWSSCGDERIIIFTTNHKEKLDPALLRPGRMDMHIHLSYLTSESFKVLATNYLEIDDPLHRGFKEVQELIEGAQVTPAEVAEQLMKSEDPDICIEGLVKFLKRKRISNNEEMEKQEDANNISNGVTNNEVKRIKALSMI